Within the Candidatus Culexarchaeum yellowstonense genome, the region TTAAATTTACACCAACAGTTTTACTTGTATATGGGAATGATCTTGAAGCCCTCAAGTTACATTCAATTACATAAACAACGTTATCTTTTACCAAAAACTGAATATTAAACGGCCCAACAATCTTAAGCCTCCTAGCTATTTTACTGGAGTAATCTCTAATAACATTTATGACTGGGGGCGCTAGAGTTTGAGGTGGTATACACATGGTTGCGTCACCACTATGCACTCCAGCTTCCTCCACATGCTCAATAATGGCGCCTATAATGGTGTCATCGCCATCAGAAACGCCGTCAACTTCCACTTCCTTGGCTCCACTAATAAATTTTGAAATCACCACAGGGTGTTCTGGGGAAACTTTAGTGGCGAGGGATAAATATTCTTCTAATTCCTTCTCATCATAAGCTACACGCATACTTGAACCTGATAAAACGTAACTTGGCCTTATTATTACGGGGTAACCGATCTTGGAAGCAAATAATTTTGCTTCATCAATTGTTTTAAAAGAGCCCCAAGCAGGTTGAGGTATTTGTAATTCATCTAATATGGAGCTGAATTTAGCTCTATCTTCAGCCATATCGATACTTATAGGCGAAGTACCAAGAATATTAACACCGTTCATATTCAACTTCAAAGCAAGATTATTGGGTATTTGACCACCCACAGAAACTATTACTCCAATAGGCTTCTCAAATTCATAAATATCTAAAATTCTCTCTAAACTCAATTCCTCAAAGTAAAGCTTATCTGAAACATCATAATCCGTTGAAACAGTTTCAGGATTATAATTTATCAATATAACCTCCTTGATACCATGTTTCTTTAAAGCCCAAACCATGTTCACTGCACACCAATCAAACTCAACGCTAGATCCTATCCTAAACACACCAGAGCCTAAGACTATGACCTTACTTTTTTCAAGTGAACTTTCTGCTGTTATATCATTTTCATCTCCACAATATGTTAAATATAGGTAATTGGTTTTCGCAGGCCATTCAGCAGCTAAAGTATCTATTTGCTTTACACAGGGGAATATTCCAAACTTTTTCCTCAACATCCGCACATAATCTTCCGTAACTCCCAAACATAACGCTATTTGCTTATCTGAAAAGCCAAGCCTTTTTGCTTCTTTTATTAATACTGCAATATTTTTGTCATTTATATTTGCTTTACGGAGTTTCTCCTCCATATCTACAATGTTTTTAATTTTATATAAGTAGAAGGGGTCTATGCCGCTAAGCTCATATATCTTTTCGATACTAACACCAAGTTTTATGACTTTAACTATCTTGAATATTCTATCATCTCTTGGATGGGAAATTGCATATAGAATGTCTTCAAGTGATTCACATTCATTTTCATCAGTATTGCACACCAAACCATTTTTCCCAATATCCAGCATCCTAATGGCTTTTTGTAATGCTTCTTCAAAACATCTCCCAATGGCCATTACTTCTCCTACAGACTTCATCTGAGTACCTAAACTTCGATCCACACCAACAAACTTTTGAAAATCCCATCTTGGAAACTTAACAACCACATAATCCAATGCTGGTTCAAAACATGCCGTTGTAACCTTTGTAACCTTATTGATAAGTTCTGGCAATAGGTAGCCTATCGACAACTTGGCAGATATATATGCAAGCGGATATCCAGTGGCTTTACTAGCTAAAGCAGAGCTCCTCGACATACGTGCATTAACCTCAATCACCCTAAATTCCTCAGAATTAGGATTCAAAGCCCATTGGATATTACATTCACCAACTATCCCTAAACTTTGAATAACCCTAATCGATGCAGACCTTAGAATATGATATTCACGATTAGTGAGAGTTTGTGATGGGGCGACGACGATGGAGTCTCCAGTATGTATCCCCATTGGATCCACATTCTCCATACAACAAACAGCAATACAGTTATTCGCATAATCACGCATTATTTCGAATTCTATCTCCTTCCAATGCCCCAAATACTCTTCTACAAGAACCTGGGAAATGGCGCTTTGAGTCAATGCACGCTCAACGATCTCAATCAATTCTGAATCATTATGAGCTACTCCAGAGCCTTTCCCACCAAGAGTATATGCCACCCTCACCACAACAGGATAACCTATATCTTTAGCTGCTTTCAAAGCTTCTTCAACAGAAGTTGCTGAGAAACTTTTCGGCACAGGGATTCCAGCATTTATCATCGCATTTTTAAACAGCTCCCTATCTTCAGTTTTCTCTATGGCATCTATAGGCGTACCCAAAACCTTAACGTTATATTTATTGAGAATACCCATTTTAGACAGCTGCACACCACAATTTAATGCCGTCTGACCGCCAAAACCAAGTAGAATACCATCAGGCTTCTCCCTCTTAATAACCTCCTCCACATAAAATGGAGTTACAGGTAGAAGGTATATTTTGTTTGCAAGCTTAGGGTCTGTTTGTATCGTTGCAACATTTGGATTTACCAGTATAGTCTCAATGCCTTCCTCCCTCAACGCCTTTAAACACTGACTGCCAGAGTAATCAAATTCTGCTGCTTCACCAATCTTTATAGCTCCACTCCCCAATATCAGCACTTTTCGAACGCCATCAAGTTTAGGCATGAAATTCACCTCAACATTTTTATGAAAACATCAAAAAGGAAGCATGTATCGAGGGGACCTGGAGAACCTTCAGGATGCCATTGAACTGAAAAAACATCTTTCTCCATATGTCTTATTCCTTCAACAGTTCCATCATTAGCATTTACATACCAAACTTTCAACTTGGTATCTTTAAGTGATGAAGCATCCACAGCAAACCCATGATTTTGAGAAGTTATAAAGCAAGTATTATTTTCAATGTTTAATACTGGTTGATTCTGAGATCTATGACCATACCTTAATTTATACGTTAAACCACCCAAAGCTAAAGCAAGTATTTGATTTCCAAGGCAAATCCCAAAGATGGGAATACCACTATCAACAATCTCCCTTACAGTTGCAATAGTTTCAGTTAATAATGCTGGATCACCAGGACCATTGCTTATCAGAACACCATGAGGCTTATAAGATAAAATATCTTCAAATTGGAAGTTATACGGAACTCTAATAACATTAACCCCTCTTCTCAAAAGATTGCGAATTATACTCAGCTTAACTCCACAATCTATCACAACAACATTCTTATCACTACCAATATAGTGAGGTATAGGCTCTTTAATGGAAACCTTCTCCACAAGATTACTTTCAATCGGATTAGCTGAGCACTTCAATTCCTCAAATAATTTCCCAGAATCAACAGATACACATTCATCAAATACATAAAGTAAACCCATCATAACACCCTTAGACCTCAATTTCTTAGTAATACTCCTAGTATCAACGCCAAAAATACCTGGAACACCATTTTCAAGCAACCACTCATTAAAAGATTTAGAGGAAGCCCAATGTGAAGGCATGATACATAAATCACTAATAACAACCCCTGAAACTTTTATACCAAATGACTCAAAGTGTAGGGGGATATTAAACTCGTCAACCAAACCTAATGATGGAACACCATAATTTCCGATTAATGGATATGTAAATAATAAAATTTGACCCATATATGAAGGATCAGTTAAAGCCTCAGTATATCCAACCATAGAAGTTGAGAAAACAACTTCCCCTACAACCTTAGTGGAAGCACCGAAGCCATAACCAATATAAGTAGAACCATCCTCAAGAACCAGCACAGCCCTTTTAGATGTAGTCTCGGTCATTGAAATACTTTCAGCCTCCAAAAACTTGAACAGAAAGACGCTTTAAATTTTATGTTACAATTGTAACAAGAGAAATTCATAAAAAACAAGAGCATTAGTAGGATGACCACGTAATCCTAGAGAAAGAATCATTACGTAAATAAAACGTCATCTAATCATCGCAAAATTAAAAATGGCTTTCCAAAATTCGACAAAGCAAAAATGCTAAATTTATGTAATGTTTTAAAGCCTCGGGCGGGATTTGAACCCGCGACCTACGCCTTACCAAGGCGCCGCTCTAACCAGGCTGAGCTACCGAGGCATTACATCAATATAAATTAAAAATCATAAAGATTCTTTAAGTTTTTGCTAGAATGGCAATAGGCATGCTACACTACTTCTTTATGAGATCCATGAACTTAGCACAATTAACGCAGACCTGCATACCCTCCCTCTCTGTTATACAGTTTTTACACACATTTTTGAAACACATTTCGCACTTGTACACTTCATTAACTTTAGCTCCACATATTGGACATGTATACAAAGCACATTTCACCTTTAGAAATAATTATTGTAAAAATACTATTTATTCTTTGTTAAAGCCATTTCGCCGTTAAATCATTCTTGAACGTTTTCACTTCGACACCTTTAAGTGGGAAAGTTGGTTGACAATGAGTAAACTCCAAAATGGATACTGGCATTTCAATGTTAAAATTAATTAAAACTTTTGGATGAATTTCACCCATTAAGCCAATGCATCTATTTTTAACTTTCACAACAGCAGTTCTGCCACTTATAAATGATGGATGACTATATTGCTCTAGGGAGACTTCGACTCCAAGACCATCCATTAATGACACCAAAACTTCCTTAGCATCTGTAAATGTAGCCCTTGAAGCTGAAATAGCAATGGCAGTATTTCTCTGAACATAAATGTCATCTTCTGACGGTATTGCCACATACCCTATTTCAAATATTTTTTGAGGATAAGCAGAATGTTTATTTTGTGAAAGGAAGCGTAGTAGGTTCGGAGTTATCCAAAATCGGTAACAATTATATTCTTCACTAACAGGATTTGCCAATTTCAATACATTTGTATTAGCGATATTCATTAGAGTAGTTTGGTTAGCGATATTTGTTAATGTGAAGGTCATTACTTCCTGAAAACCCATTCCAACGAGTATTCCTCTGATTTTCCCTTCTAAAACTTCTATCAATGATGGTTTCCCAACAGTCATTATTGATGGGAGATCAGGAGTTATGTTTTCATATCCATAAGAGATCAGCATATCCTCAACAATATCAACGGGATGGAGAATGTCAACTCTATATGGGGGTATAATAACCTTGACCTCTCCATGATTTACCACTTCAGCTCCATAACCCATTCTCCTTAGTAGTGTTAAAGCTTCATTTAGGTTTATCCTTAAACCCGTAAGTTTATTGAACATCTCAACATTGACGTGCATTTGTTTAGGCGTTAAATCGGGGGTTATTTTGCTAAAATTGGGATATTTAATAGAAACCCCCTCCAAAATGCCACCTCTCTCAAGAATGTTACAGACAAGCACATTTAATGTTTGCTCAACAGCTTTCTCATCGATTCCAGTCAATTCTATAAATAGATTCCTCGTGTATTCATTTACTCTAGTTCGTGCCCCATTTATTATAGGAGGGAAACTGAAAATACCTTTCCCATCAATGTATACTGGATAAGCCCCCTTTATAAGTGCAGAATAAGCTTTACCCTTAGGATGCTTGATTAATATTTCTCTAAGGGACAGCTCTTCCTCCATATCCAATGGAATCATCCTTTCATCCCCACTCACCTCAGTATATATTATTGGCGGCGTTATTTTGTCATAATCATGTATTCCTATAGCAACCTTCCTTCTATTCCTACCAAGAGTTATATGCAAAGCCTCTTGCATGTTCATTAAACTCTTTATAAAGGCACCATCAATAGTTAAATTTCTAATGATTGCACATGCTATGTATGGGCGTGTCTGAGCATCTTTAACGTAAACTTCCACGCAAGGTTTATTTGAAGACAAGGGAGCATACGTAGTATAGCTTAACTCGATTCCAAAGAAGTTTCTTATGGCTCTGGATAACCCCTCAACGCTTAAGAGATCAGGGCGATCGGGCTCAAGTTCAACTACAACCTCTCCCCCCTCGACGTTTTTAATTTCCCCCTTAAATTGCCGTATAGCATAAAATATCTTTTCAACACTTTCTAAACGACTAAACTTCATTAAATCATTTATATCTAAACTTAAGGTGGGCATTTTCCTAGACCCCCCACAATGTTGGAATCCTCTTCGATCTTAGCCAATCCAAGTCATTGGAGAAAAGTAGTCGTATATCTTCTATCCCGAGAGCCACCATAGCCAATCTATCTATTCCAAGCCCCCAAGCAAGAACTGTAGCTTTAATTCCAAGTGGATATGTGACTTCAGGCCTGAAAATCCCTGCAGGTAATGCTTCAATCCAACCCAATTTATCATGTTTAATATATCCAACAACGCTGGGCTCTGTAAATGGGAAATATGCTGGCTGAAATTTAACCTCCTTTATACCAAAGGCTTCTGCAATAGTCTTTAGGAAGCCTAGCAAATGTTTAAAATTAACATCATATGATACAACTATGCCCTCACACTGATTAAATTCCATTAAATGAGTTGCATCGATTTTATCAGGCCTATAATTTCTGTCAATCGTAAATATCTTCTTCGGCAAATCAGAATCACTTAACTGAGATAAACAACGCACAGATACCGCTGTGGTCTGACTCCTCAATATACGTTTTAAAGCAAGTTCAGGATCCCAGTAACCCCAACCTTTCGAACCAGTTTCCCAGCCGTTTTCATGAGTAGCTTTAACACGCTCCCATACCCCCCTCTCGCAGACATTATCTAAATTCATCTGTTTATAATCAACATAGAAGACATCATGTATATCCCTTGCAGGATGATCTGAGGGCATGAAGAGGGCATCTGCATTCCAGAAGTTGACTTCTATTGGTGGACTAGTAACCTCTTCAAACCCCAATCCTATAAGTATTTCTCGAATTTCATCTATTATCTCCCTATATGGATGCTTCTTCCCAAAAATAAGTTTCTTCACAGGGGCGGAGACATCATAAGGCCTAAAGTAAAGGTTAGGCCACTCCCCAGAAACTATAATGTCCCTTGTAAGTTCATTAACTATTTTTATGTTTTTAATGTCCAATACATCACGAATTGAGAAAAGCTCTTTAATCATGCTCAAAGCCTTTAAGCCGACTTGAGTTAATGAGGCTTTCACTTCCTTTACACTTCTATCCTTAATAATCCTCCCTCTCTTCCTCAAAGACTCCATCAAGTTAAGATCTTCCTTAGAAAGTGGAGAGCCATTCTTAATTTTACTTAACAGTGTATATGGAGGATAATTGTTTACTAGATCAGCAGCGTTTTCAACCTTTAATTTTACAAGCCTACTTCCATTCACTTTTTCAATGGAAATCCAACCCAATTTCACAGCCCAACTTAATCCTATCTTTAATTCAGCTTCACTCAATTGAAGATCTTCAATTAAAGATGCACCACCGTGCTCAATCAGCTTCTTTATAACTCGCTGCTCTGGAAATAATTGCTTTAAGTATTCCTCCCCTTCCACATCCAATTCATATGTGGATATAAGAACTTCTTCTACTGATATTAAATTCTTGCCCTTTAGAGATTCAAAAGCCCATACCACCGAGTCCACTGATAATCCGGTTTTCTCAGAAACATCTTTTAATGTACGGGAATTCTCTAAGGCAATCAAAACTTTCATTTCAATTGGATGAAGCATCCCTATAATTTTTTGGAGAAGATCTATTGAAATTGGAGCTCCATCACTCTCTCCCATACTACACATGTTAACTCTCCTTTTATATATTTATTCATTAACCATCTTCCTAGTTTATAAGGTTTAAGTACAATGCACGACAGAATTTTTAAATAGAATTTACTAGGGAGATTATATCATGGAGATAAAAGGGATATATGTACCACATGTCACCCCATTCAAACACGATGGGGAAATGGATAGAGAAGCACTGGAAAAATGTATAGAGTTTTGGATCAATAGTGGAGTTAACGGCCTTGTAACATTAGGTAGTAATGGGGAATTCCCATACTTAACCTATGAGGAGAAGATGTCTGTAGTGAAAGATGTAATTGACTATGTTAACGGAAGAGTGAAAGTCATAGTGGGAACAGGGGCGCCGAGCACATATGAAACGATAAAATTCTCTAAAGAGATTTTAGATTTAGGAGGAGTGGATGCACTAATAATAGTTACACCCTACTACTTTCCACTATCATCAAATGAGTTAATAGCCCATTATTCGGAAGTACTAAGTAAAGTGGATGCACCAATACTACTATATGATGTACCAAAATTCACTGGATACAGCATGGACGTGAGTGTAGTGGAAAAACTTGTAAAAGAGTATAGCAATATTGTGGGTATAAAGGATAGTACTGGGAACATGCTTCACATATCAGAAACCATAAGAACCGTGGGAAACAAAATTAGTGTACTATCTGGAAGCGCCGAATTCATATTGCCAACATTGATACTTGGAGGAAGTGGGGCAATAGTGGCTGTAGCGAATTTCATACCAGAACTCACAGTGAAACTCTATAATGACTTCATTGCAAAAAGATATGAAGAAGCAGCGAAAAGCCAATTGAAAATAAATGCAATATGGAATGCTCTAAGAAGATTCAATCAGCTTTCAGCAGTAAAAGCCTGTATGAATGTAAGGAATGTTAACGCAGGATATCCTAGGAAACCATCACTACCATTAAATGACAATGAAATGAACTATGTAAAAGAAATATTATCGAAATACTTGTGAATAGTAAAACTTATCTAAATTTTACCTTGAATAGATAATTAAATTGGTGATTGCCGAAAATGGAAGAAAATGAACAACGTAGAAATATTGCTGAATTGAAGGAAAGAGCGCAGAGAATTCTATCATTGCTAAAACAAGCATACCCAGATGTAAAGGGGACTGAACTGAATTTTAGCAATGCATGGGAATTGTTAGTTGCAACAGTACTAGCTGCACAGACGCCAGACGCAAGAGTAAACGAAGTAACAAAAATATTATTTCAGAGATATAGATCAATAAAAGATTACGCCGAAGCTGATGACAGAGAACTTGAAGAAATATTGAAACCAATAAACTTTTACCGTAAGAAAGCACAAAGGATAAAGTCAATAGCTAAAATAATATTGGAGAAGTATAATGGAGAGATCCCGAAGTCAATAGAAGAGTTAACAAAGATACCAGGCATTGGTAGGAAAACAGCAAATATGGTATTGGCAAATGCATTAAATGTAGTTGAAGGGATAACTGTAGATACACATGTAATGAGACTTGCCAATAGACTCAAATTAACCACACAAAAGGATAGAGACAAAATAGAGAAAGAACTCATGGAGATAATACCAAAAGAGGAATGGTTCAATTTCTCAAATCTGTTAATAGCACATGGCAAGAGAGTGTGCAGTGCTAAGAAGCCAAAATGTGAAATATGCGTTATAAAAGAATTATGTCCATCAGCTCAGACAACAAGTGAATGAAGCAGAGAGACACTAAAAGATTTAGAAATAAATTTTGTCAGATTTGACGCTATGTCAGTTCCTGTAAAGACATGTAATATTCCCCTCGAAATTAGTATGACTATCAGTTAAGCAGGTAGTGGATTATTCTGAAAAGCGTTTATACAGATTTGGTGAAGGTAAGAGGGGGCTACTATAGCTTTAATGGTGAATTGATGCGGGGGGTGGGATTTGAACCCACGAACCCCTTCGGGACAGCCGTTCTGAGAGAAGTTCTCCTCAGGGCTGCGCCTTTGACCTGGCTTGGCTACCCCCGCAGTACATACGATATAATTTAACACAACATAGCCTAAAAATATTGTTTATTTGCTAATTGAAGCAAAGTGTATTTATTTTGTGAGTTTACTGGACTACACCCACCCTTGATATTATATCTCCCCTTGCTTTTTTGAATTTCACTGAAGTAATCTTTACTTTGACTATTTCTCCGATTTTTGCTCCTGGAACAAATATAGCTGTATCTTTAACTCTTGCTATACCCTCACCTTTATCCGAGTAATCCTCAATTACAACTGTGTATACGTCTCCTTCATTAACCCTGCTGAAGAGGTATACCTTTTTCTTTTTGCTAGACTTACGTTTAGAACTCTTCTTGCCCATATCGTTCCCCGTCTAATGAGGTTAACGTACTCTTCTCGAAGCCCCCTTCTTCCTTCCAGTTCTTCTGGGAGCAATTATACCGACTTTCTGTCCTGGAGGAGCTGTTCTAGAAACTGGCGTTCCACCTTTTGGATGTGATCCTCCACCATGTGGATGGCTTGCAGGTACCATTGCCTTACCTCTAACAATAGGCCATTTAACAGCTTTTCTCTTTATTAGATGATACTTATTTCCAGCTTTTAGGAATGGTTTTTCAATTCTTCCTCCCGCAGCAACTATTCCTATAGTGGCTCTACACCTAGAGTCTATTGTTTTCAGCTTACCTGAAGGTAACTTTATAACAGTTTCCCCAGAAGAGTGTGCAACAACAATTGCATATGCACCAGATCTACGTGCTATTTTACCACCATCTCCAGGTCGCAATTCAACATTGCAGATATTTGTTCCCTCAGGAATGTTACCCACCGGAAGTATGTTTCCAACATCTACTTCTGCAAGTACACCTTTAGCTACGTTTTTACCCACATATATACCTTCAGGGGCTACTATCAACTCCCTACTACCATCCTCGAATTTTATTAATGCCAAGGGGCAACCTCTACCTGGATCATGTAAAAGATCCTCTACAACTCCATTTATTTTTGATGTGTACTCAATTTTACTTGGAGTACCATATCTTGCAGGACCAACTTTAATCCATTTTGGAGATCTGAAATTTGACCCGCCTCTACCCTTACGCTGTACAAGAATTCTTTTGCCCATTTCATACACCTCTACAGTATACCCATCTTTGAAGCTACATCTGAAGCTGAATATTCTGAGCTAAGTTTGACATAAGCCTTCTTCTCACCTTTTGTCGTTATAAGCGTGTTAACTTTATCTACTTTCACATTAAATAATTTTTCTACCGCCCATTTAATTAAGTGTTTATTTGCATTCCTATCAACGATGAAAGTCAGTTTATTCTCTGCTTCAATCTTCCTTAATGCAGATTCAGAGATTACAGGTCTTATTATTATCCTCCAGGGATCCGTATTCTCCATGGCTTAACCTCCAACCTTTTGAGATTCAGTTTTATAATTAAATATGTTTGTGTACAATAAATGTTTACCCTTATACGATAAGAAGCGTTCATTCAATATGTCTATGGCACTTTGTGTGAAAATCGTTAGTCTACCAGGGTTTCCTCCAGGGGCCAAATGCATAACGCTCAAATCACGTGCATTAACAACATCCAATCCAGGAAAGTTCTTCACAGAGTTTATGAGTGGGTAAGTGTTTGAGACTACTATTAAGGGACCTTTACCAACCTTGTATCTTCTACCCCTAAGCTTACCTTTACCAGCTCTGATCCTTATACCCCCTTTAACCCTTTCAATATCTGCCCAGAAACCTAATTTAAGTGCAATATCTCGAAATTGCTTACTCTTTTCAACTTTTTCCAATTCGTTAGAAACTATTAATGGTATTTGAGGAACTGATGATACTAAATGGCCCCTTCCCGATACAAATTTTACATTTGCCGTGGCAGATAATGCTGATAAAATGGCATAGATACGTTCTTTCTTATTTATTTTTTCATGAATACACTTTTCAACAGTGGGTGCATGAGCACTCCTACCACCAACAGTCATCGTTGCAAAAGCAGCTACCCCAGCTTCAGGATATCCGGATCCTTTAACCCTTGGAACTCTCGCTACTCCATGGCCTATACCCCAACTTTTAGCAGTTGTACGTTTTCCAGCAAGCGGATCTCTGCCCTGAGGCTGAATTCTTGCGGTTAAAGATGATATATAAGCCCTTCTGATAATATCCTTCCTAATTGGGATTTGGAAAAACCATGGAATCTCGATTTCCCCAATTACAGATCCATTTAAATCATATATTTTCATGTGGATCACCTATTAATGTA harbors:
- the carB gene encoding carbamoyl-phosphate synthase (glutamine-hydrolyzing) large subunit produces the protein MPKLDGVRKVLILGSGAIKIGEAAEFDYSGSQCLKALREEGIETILVNPNVATIQTDPKLANKIYLLPVTPFYVEEVIKREKPDGILLGFGGQTALNCGVQLSKMGILNKYNVKVLGTPIDAIEKTEDRELFKNAMINAGIPVPKSFSATSVEEALKAAKDIGYPVVVRVAYTLGGKGSGVAHNDSELIEIVERALTQSAISQVLVEEYLGHWKEIEFEIMRDYANNCIAVCCMENVDPMGIHTGDSIVVAPSQTLTNREYHILRSASIRVIQSLGIVGECNIQWALNPNSEEFRVIEVNARMSRSSALASKATGYPLAYISAKLSIGYLLPELINKVTKVTTACFEPALDYVVVKFPRWDFQKFVGVDRSLGTQMKSVGEVMAIGRCFEEALQKAIRMLDIGKNGLVCNTDENECESLEDILYAISHPRDDRIFKIVKVIKLGVSIEKIYELSGIDPFYLYKIKNIVDMEEKLRKANINDKNIAVLIKEAKRLGFSDKQIALCLGVTEDYVRMLRKKFGIFPCVKQIDTLAAEWPAKTNYLYLTYCGDENDITAESSLEKSKVIVLGSGVFRIGSSVEFDWCAVNMVWALKKHGIKEVILINYNPETVSTDYDVSDKLYFEELSLERILDIYEFEKPIGVIVSVGGQIPNNLALKLNMNGVNILGTSPISIDMAEDRAKFSSILDELQIPQPAWGSFKTIDEAKLFASKIGYPVIIRPSYVLSGSSMRVAYDEKELEEYLSLATKVSPEHPVVISKFISGAKEVEVDGVSDGDDTIIGAIIEHVEEAGVHSGDATMCIPPQTLAPPVINVIRDYSSKIARRLKIVGPFNIQFLVKDNVVYVIECNLRASRSFPYTSKTVGVNLIDLAAMAILGRRFRDIGIFELPSIPHVGVKVPQFSFMRLSGADPILGVEMMSTGEVACMGENFADALLKALHSAELNLPIRNGTVLLSVSDRTKISDIKEIFPDLISMGFRVYLTKCTFELLNDYINVPHMFSDEIIVFNDDTVAMDAIRKGMVNIVINICTKNNSHYKVYDDEYKLRRMAVEFNIPLITTIELAKALVKAMKQVEYMTVRSLNEYMDGLLWKLW
- the carA gene encoding glutamine-hydrolyzing carbamoyl-phosphate synthase small subunit codes for the protein MTETTSKRAVLVLEDGSTYIGYGFGASTKVVGEVVFSTSMVGYTEALTDPSYMGQILLFTYPLIGNYGVPSLGLVDEFNIPLHFESFGIKVSGVVISDLCIMPSHWASSKSFNEWLLENGVPGIFGVDTRSITKKLRSKGVMMGLLYVFDECVSVDSGKLFEELKCSANPIESNLVEKVSIKEPIPHYIGSDKNVVVIDCGVKLSIIRNLLRRGVNVIRVPYNFQFEDILSYKPHGVLISNGPGDPALLTETIATVREIVDSGIPIFGICLGNQILALALGGLTYKLRYGHRSQNQPVLNIENNTCFITSQNHGFAVDASSLKDTKLKVWYVNANDGTVEGIRHMEKDVFSVQWHPEGSPGPLDTCFLFDVFIKMLR
- the pheT gene encoding phenylalanine--tRNA ligase subunit beta; amino-acid sequence: MPTLSLDINDLMKFSRLESVEKIFYAIRQFKGEIKNVEGGEVVVELEPDRPDLLSVEGLSRAIRNFFGIELSYTTYAPLSSNKPCVEVYVKDAQTRPYIACAIIRNLTIDGAFIKSLMNMQEALHITLGRNRRKVAIGIHDYDKITPPIIYTEVSGDERMIPLDMEEELSLREILIKHPKGKAYSALIKGAYPVYIDGKGIFSFPPIINGARTRVNEYTRNLFIELTGIDEKAVEQTLNVLVCNILERGGILEGVSIKYPNFSKITPDLTPKQMHVNVEMFNKLTGLRINLNEALTLLRRMGYGAEVVNHGEVKVIIPPYRVDILHPVDIVEDMLISYGYENITPDLPSIMTVGKPSLIEVLEGKIRGILVGMGFQEVMTFTLTNIANQTTLMNIANTNVLKLANPVSEEYNCYRFWITPNLLRFLSQNKHSAYPQKIFEIGYVAIPSEDDIYVQRNTAIAISASRATFTDAKEVLVSLMDGLGVEVSLEQYSHPSFISGRTAVVKVKNRCIGLMGEIHPKVLINFNIEMPVSILEFTHCQPTFPLKGVEVKTFKNDLTAKWL
- a CDS encoding phenylalanine--tRNA ligase subunit alpha, which encodes MCSMGESDGAPISIDLLQKIIGMLHPIEMKVLIALENSRTLKDVSEKTGLSVDSVVWAFESLKGKNLISVEEVLISTYELDVEGEEYLKQLFPEQRVIKKLIEHGGASLIEDLQLSEAELKIGLSWAVKLGWISIEKVNGSRLVKLKVENAADLVNNYPPYTLLSKIKNGSPLSKEDLNLMESLRKRGRIIKDRSVKEVKASLTQVGLKALSMIKELFSIRDVLDIKNIKIVNELTRDIIVSGEWPNLYFRPYDVSAPVKKLIFGKKHPYREIIDEIREILIGLGFEEVTSPPIEVNFWNADALFMPSDHPARDIHDVFYVDYKQMNLDNVCERGVWERVKATHENGWETGSKGWGYWDPELALKRILRSQTTAVSVRCLSQLSDSDLPKKIFTIDRNYRPDKIDATHLMEFNQCEGIVVSYDVNFKHLLGFLKTIAEAFGIKEVKFQPAYFPFTEPSVVGYIKHDKLGWIEALPAGIFRPEVTYPLGIKATVLAWGLGIDRLAMVALGIEDIRLLFSNDLDWLRSKRIPTLWGV
- the dapA gene encoding 4-hydroxy-tetrahydrodipicolinate synthase, with protein sequence MEIKGIYVPHVTPFKHDGEMDREALEKCIEFWINSGVNGLVTLGSNGEFPYLTYEEKMSVVKDVIDYVNGRVKVIVGTGAPSTYETIKFSKEILDLGGVDALIIVTPYYFPLSSNELIAHYSEVLSKVDAPILLYDVPKFTGYSMDVSVVEKLVKEYSNIVGIKDSTGNMLHISETIRTVGNKISVLSGSAEFILPTLILGGSGAIVAVANFIPELTVKLYNDFIAKRYEEAAKSQLKINAIWNALRRFNQLSAVKACMNVRNVNAGYPRKPSLPLNDNEMNYVKEILSKYL
- the nth gene encoding endonuclease III, with product MEENEQRRNIAELKERAQRILSLLKQAYPDVKGTELNFSNAWELLVATVLAAQTPDARVNEVTKILFQRYRSIKDYAEADDRELEEILKPINFYRKKAQRIKSIAKIILEKYNGEIPKSIEELTKIPGIGRKTANMVLANALNVVEGITVDTHVMRLANRLKLTTQKDRDKIEKELMEIIPKEEWFNFSNLLIAHGKRVCSAKKPKCEICVIKELCPSAQTTSE
- a CDS encoding TRAM domain-containing protein, with protein sequence MGKKSSKRKSSKKKKVYLFSRVNEGDVYTVVIEDYSDKGEGIARVKDTAIFVPGAKIGEIVKVKITSVKFKKARGDIISRVGVVQ
- a CDS encoding 50S ribosomal protein L2, which encodes MGKRILVQRKGRGGSNFRSPKWIKVGPARYGTPSKIEYTSKINGVVEDLLHDPGRGCPLALIKFEDGSRELIVAPEGIYVGKNVAKGVLAEVDVGNILPVGNIPEGTNICNVELRPGDGGKIARRSGAYAIVVAHSSGETVIKLPSGKLKTIDSRCRATIGIVAAGGRIEKPFLKAGNKYHLIKRKAVKWPIVRGKAMVPASHPHGGGSHPKGGTPVSRTAPPGQKVGIIAPRRTGRKKGASRRVR
- a CDS encoding 50S ribosomal protein L23 yields the protein MENTDPWRIIIRPVISESALRKIEAENKLTFIVDRNANKHLIKWAVEKLFNVKVDKVNTLITTKGEKKAYVKLSSEYSASDVASKMGIL